From the genome of Corallococcus macrosporus DSM 14697:
CCCGCAGCCGCTCTCCCCCACCAGGCCCAGCGTCTCCCCGCGCATCACCTCGAAGCTCACGCCGTCCACGGCCTTCACCGCGCCGCGCACCCGGCCGAGCACGCCGCCGCGCACCGGGAAGTGCACCTGGAGGTCGCGGACCTGGAGCAGCGGCCCGGCGCTCATGGCGCGGGCACCGGGTTGTGGCAGGCCGCCCACTGACCTTCCCTGGGGGAGGTGAGCGTGGGCTTCACGCGCGCGCAGACGTCCAGCGCGCGCTCACAGCGCTCCCGGAACGCGCAGCCGGAAGGCAGGAGCCGCAGCGGAGGCACCCTGCCGGGGATGGACCGCAGGCGGGCCCGAGCGGCCGTCGCCCCGGCTCCGGCCCCGTCACGACTGGAAGGCATCGAGCGCAGCAGCCCCTCCGTGTACGGGTGCGCGGGCCGGGCGAACAGGGAGTGGACCGGCGCGCGCTCCACCACCCGGCCGGCGTACATCACCACCACCGCGTCGCAGCTCTCCGCCACCACGCCCAGGTCGTGGGTGATCAGGAGCACCGCCATGCCCCGCTCGGCCTGGAGCCGCGAGAGCAGGTCCAGGATCTGCGCCTGGATGGTGACGTCCAGCGCGGTGGTGGGCTCGTCCGCGATGAGCAGCGCCGGATCACACGCCAGGGCCATCGCAATCATCACCCGCTGCCGCATGCCTCCGGAGAGCTGGTGCGGATACGCGTCCACGCGCTCGCCCGGCGCGGGGATGCCCACCTGCCGCAGCATCTCCACCGCCTTCTCCCGGGCCTGCGCGCGCGAGGCCCCCAGGTGCAGCCGGACGCCCTCGGCGATCTGCTCGCCCACGGTGAACACCGGGTTGAGCGACGTCATCGGCTCCTGGAAGATCATCGCCGCGTGCCGGCCTCGCACCCGGCGCAGCTCGGGCTCCGGCAGCGACAGCAGGTCCAAGCCCTGGAAGCGCACCTCGCCGCCCACCACGCGCACGGGGGGCGCGGGGGCCAGCCGCAGCAGGGACAGCGCCGTGAGGCTCTTGCCGCACCCGCTCTCCCCCACCACGCCCAGCGTGCCGCCGGGGGGCAGGGAGAAGGACACGTCGTCCACCGCCCGCACGGGCCCGGCTTCCAGCGACAGCTCCGAGGACAGCCCGCGGACGTCGAGCAACAGCTCCTGGCCCGCGGCGGTCCCGACGGCCGTCACTTCTGCGCCAGCTCCTCCAGGAACTCCCCCTCCTGGATGACGCCCTTGCGGATGAGCAGGCGGATGAGGCTGGCCACCATGCGGGCCGGCTTCACCTTCTCCGTGTCCAGCGAGGCGTCCTCGCCGCGGGAGATGCGCTCGATGTCGTCCAGGATGGACAGGTCCTCGTCGGAGAACTGGGGCGTGGGCGTGAGCGGCACCGACGGACGCGAGCCCTGCGCCGCCCCGCCGAACATCACCACCGGCACGCGCGGGCGGCCCTCGTCCCCCTCCGAGTCGGGAGGCGGCGGAGGCGGCGGCCGCGCCGGAGGCGAGGCCTTCCGGCCCAGCAGGTCATCCAGCGCGTCCACGCCAGCCTCCCCGTCGGTGGCCTCCGGCGGGGGCGGCGGCGGCGAGGCCGGGCCTCGGTGCGCGGGGGGACGGGCGGCGGGCGGCGGAGCAGGCGGTACGGGCTTGGGCACGGGCTTCGGAGCCTCCGGAAAATCCCAGTCGAGCGGCGCGCCAGCGGCCACGGGCGGGGGCGGCGCACCGTCCTCGTCCTCCAGGGCCACGGCTTCCACGATGTCCAACGGCTCGCCCCGGGCCCGCGCCAGCGCGGCGTCCAGGTCGTCCGACGCGGCCACGAAGACGCGCATCTGCTTGCGGAGCTGGAAGCGCAGCTCGTCCACGAGCGTCACGTCTCCCGGGTCCTCCACCGCGACGTGGATGCGCTCGCTGCGGCCTTCCAGCTCCAGCCGGAACGGCACGATGCGGTGCTCGGACTGGAAGTCCACGGACACCAGCCCGACGACGTCCGGCGGAATCTCCTCCGGCAGCTCCACGAAGGGCAGCGCGTGCTGGGCGGACAGGGCCCGCGCGATGTGCGTGGGCGTGCACAGGCCCTGCGCCACCAGCACCTCGCCCAGCCGCTGGCCTCCGTACGCGCCCCGGCGCCCCAGTGCCACGCGGACCTGCTCTTCCGTCACCACCCCCGCCTCGACGAGCAGCTCACCAATCTTCTTGCGCATGTGGGACTACCGCTTGACCTTCGCGAGGTACTCCTCGCGGCTGAACACGCCCTTCTCGATGAGCAGCTCCACCATCGCCTTGAGGGCGGCGACTTCCTTGCGCTGCACGTCTTCCACGCTGCGCAGCAGCTCCGCCGGGCTCCCGGTGGAGGCCGCGGGCCGGGCGGCGGGCGGCTCCGGCGCGGGCGGGGCCGGGCAGCCGGGGCCGGGCGGGGCTGGTCGCCACGGCCGCCGGGTCCAGGTCCTTGAGGTTCTTCACCACCGTGCGGCCCTGGGCGTCCACCACCTTGAAGTTGGTGTCCGCGTCCTCCAGCTCGTGGTTCTGCTCGTAGATGCGCGCGAAGGCCCGGGCGATGGAGGTGCGGCCCGCCACGTTGGGGATGATGCGGCACTTGGTGACGGCGCGAAGCTCGTCCAGCATCCGCACGTTGAGCGGGTCGGCCATGGCCACCACGAGCGACTTGCCGTCGTCGCGAAGCTGGAGCGGCAGCACGGAGAAGTCCCGCGCCGTCTGCGACGGAATCTTGGCCTTCACGTGCGGCTGCACCATCTGCACCGCGTCCAGGTTCACCGCCGGCATCCCCAGTTGCTTGGACAGGGCGCGCACCAGGATGTCCTCGGAGACGAGGCTCATCCGGACCAGGATCTCGCCGAGCTTGCCGCCCCACTTCGCCTGTTCGGCGAGCGCGGCCTTGAGCTGGCTCTCCTGGAGCACGTTCGCCTTGATCAGCAATTCACCGAGCTTGATCTGTGCCATGTCGTGCGGCGCACTCTAGACTGTCTCGGCAGCGTGCGCCCCTTCTAACGCGCCTGCCCGGTCAGGAACCCGGTGCCAGGGGCGCGGGCGACCCGGAGGCCGGCGCCCCGGCGGGCAGCTCCCGGCCTGCCGCGTCCACCTCCACCACCCGTGCGCCCTCGGGCGGCGCCACCTCATAGAGGGTGAGGTCCGGCCGCGCGTTGAGCTTGATCTGCTGGTAGCGGACCTGGAGCTTCGTCTTCGCCTGTTTCGCTTCCAGTGACACCCGGCCCGGGAAGATGAGCCCGCCCTGCTCCAGGAAGTCCTCGAAGGCCAGGTCGTAGCCCGGGATACCCCGCACCTGGCTCCGCATGACGCGCAGGTACTTTGTGTGGACCTCCAGGATCTGGGTGGCCTCTCCCCGGTAGAGGGTCAGCACGTAGACGCCCTTCTTGCGGTCCAGCGCCAGCGTCATCCGCTCCGGCGGGATGAGCGGCACCTGCCCGAGCATGATGGGCACCAGCTCCTCGCCCGGCAGCATCACGGGCAGGAAGCGGGACACGTTGGCGGGGCTGGCGGGGCCCTGGTACCAGGTGTTCGTCTCCGCCTGATACAGGCCGAAGCGCTGTCCGTCGGACACCAGGGAGGCGAGCGGCCTGTTGAAGAAGTCGAAGGTCTCCAGGTGCAGCATGGCCGGCCGGGTGACGGCGACGAACATGCTCAAGGTGCCGCTCTGGTCGGGCAGCTCGGCGCGCAGCTTCGCGTCACCCTCCAGCGTCACGACGTTGTCCTGGTTCTTCACGACGCGCTGATAGACGGTGTCCGCGTCCGTGAGTTCGCCCTCCGGGCCGAACTCGATTCGCTTGGGACAGCCAGAACAGAGCACTACCAGGAAGATTGCGGCGGCTGCGCGGTTCATATGTCCTAGTCTGGGCCAAGCCGCCCTGCCCGGTCACCCACCAATGAGCCTGAACGACCTCCTCCATTACCTCCGCCTGGGTGGCGTCACCCTCGCCCTGCTCATCTTCGCGTCGGTCGCGGCGCTGATTGTCGCCGTCGAGCGCATCATCGCGCTCTGGGGCGTGGGTGAGCGCTCCCGCGCCCTGGGTGAGACAGTGAACAAACACCTGCTGCGCGGGGACGTCGCGGCGGCCCGCACCGCCGCCGAGCGCTCCGACGCGGTGGCCGCCGACATCTTCCTGGCGGGGTTCGACCGGATGGAGCGCAGCCGCACCGCCGGGGGCGCCGGGATTGAAGCCGCGGTGGAGCGCGAGCGCGCCCAGGTGGCCCTCAAGCTGCGCCGCTACCTGTGGATCCTGGCCACCATCGGCTCGATTACCCCCTTCGTGGGCCTCTTCGGCACCGTGGCCGGCATCATGCGCTCCTTCAAGGACCTGGGCCTGGACGTGGAGGCGGGCGGCACCGGCGGCAGCGCGGCGGTGATGACGGGCATCTCCGAGGCCCTGGTCGCCACCGCGGTGGGCATCCTGGTCGCCGTGCAGGCCATGGTCTTCTACAACTACTTCCAGGCCCGCCTGTCGCGCGTGCTGGTGGAGCTGCGCCTGATTGGCGACGAGTTCGTCGAGCTGCTCAAGGAGCGCGCCGCCGGCCTGCCGCCCGCGGAGCCCACGCCCCCTGAACCCCAGGCCGTCCCCGCCCCGCGCGCGGACGCGCAGCCCGCCTAGGCCGGAGGAGCACGCACCATGGGCATGGGAAAGACCCCGGGCAGCGACGACGGCTCCGAGGACGGCGTCTTCGCCGAAATCAACATCACCCCGCTCACCGACATCTTCCTGGTGCTGCTCATCATCTTCATGGTGACCAGCTCCGTCATCGTCCAGCAGGGGCCGGGCGGCGGCGCCAAGGCGGGCCTCAAGGTGAACCTGCCCAAGGGCGGCGCCGCGGACGTCACCG
Proteins encoded in this window:
- a CDS encoding ABC transporter ATP-binding protein; the protein is MTAVGTAAGQELLLDVRGLSSELSLEAGPVRAVDDVSFSLPPGGTLGVVGESGCGKSLTALSLLRLAPAPPVRVVGGEVRFQGLDLLSLPEPELRRVRGRHAAMIFQEPMTSLNPVFTVGEQIAEGVRLHLGASRAQAREKAVEMLRQVGIPAPGERVDAYPHQLSGGMRQRVMIAMALACDPALLIADEPTTALDVTIQAQILDLLSRLQAERGMAVLLITHDLGVVAESCDAVVVMYAGRVVERAPVHSLFARPAHPYTEGLLRSMPSSRDGAGAGATAARARLRSIPGRVPPLRLLPSGCAFRERCERALDVCARVKPTLTSPREGQWAACHNPVPAP
- a CDS encoding general secretion pathway protein GspE, whose amino-acid sequence is MRKKIGELLVEAGVVTEEQVRVALGRRGAYGGQRLGEVLVAQGLCTPTHIARALSAQHALPFVELPEEIPPDVVGLVSVDFQSEHRIVPFRLELEGRSERIHVAVEDPGDVTLVDELRFQLRKQMRVFVAASDDLDAALARARGEPLDIVEAVALEDEDGAPPPPVAAGAPLDWDFPEAPKPVPKPVPPAPPPAARPPAHRGPASPPPPPPEATDGEAGVDALDDLLGRKASPPARPPPPPPPDSEGDEGRPRVPVVMFGGAAQGSRPSVPLTPTPQFSDEDLSILDDIERISRGEDASLDTEKVKPARMVASLIRLLIRKGVIQEGEFLEELAQK
- a CDS encoding general secretion pathway protein GspE yields the protein MAQIKLGELLIKANVLQESQLKAALAEQAKWGGKLGEILVRMSLVSEDILVRALSKQLGMPAVNLDAVQMVQPHVKAKIPSQTARDFSVLPLQLRDDGKSLVVAMADPLNVRMLDELRAVTKCRIIPNVAGRTSIARAFARIYEQNHELEDADTNFKVVDAQGRTVVKNLKDLDPAAVATSPARPRLPGPARAGAARRPARGLHREPGGAAAQRGRRAAQGSRRPQGDGGAAHREGRVQPRGVPREGQAVVPHAQEDW
- a CDS encoding DUF4292 domain-containing protein, coding for MNRAAAAIFLVVLCSGCPKRIEFGPEGELTDADTVYQRVVKNQDNVVTLEGDAKLRAELPDQSGTLSMFVAVTRPAMLHLETFDFFNRPLASLVSDGQRFGLYQAETNTWYQGPASPANVSRFLPVMLPGEELVPIMLGQVPLIPPERMTLALDRKKGVYVLTLYRGEATQILEVHTKYLRVMRSQVRGIPGYDLAFEDFLEQGGLIFPGRVSLEAKQAKTKLQVRYQQIKLNARPDLTLYEVAPPEGARVVEVDAAGRELPAGAPASGSPAPLAPGS
- a CDS encoding MotA/TolQ/ExbB proton channel family protein, which gives rise to MSLNDLLHYLRLGGVTLALLIFASVAALIVAVERIIALWGVGERSRALGETVNKHLLRGDVAAARTAAERSDAVAADIFLAGFDRMERSRTAGGAGIEAAVERERAQVALKLRRYLWILATIGSITPFVGLFGTVAGIMRSFKDLGLDVEAGGTGGSAAVMTGISEALVATAVGILVAVQAMVFYNYFQARLSRVLVELRLIGDEFVELLKERAAGLPPAEPTPPEPQAVPAPRADAQPA